From Brienomyrus brachyistius isolate T26 chromosome 21, BBRACH_0.4, whole genome shotgun sequence, the proteins below share one genomic window:
- the LOC125716605 gene encoding rho guanine nucleotide exchange factor 18-like isoform X2 — protein MDSDDEALPCLVRSMSTSRRHSWGAPLTPIGTGRRLSLDTSDIGPERGEEAPAGPQPSQPHTGTAQSFVFPECSPQSGHDPTKRPEPGGKLSSASDVLASERRRTVRLLSGSKQDAGVTGGQDMAVTLQSEAGQSHMLMVQTVLQELKQYHGAKHQTKDGKEATGSVTWYEFLSKEDREEEEQVEKVERGTKVKRTLSSLKNRVTGSFNKDKAKNREKEQQKDKEKEKEAKECSGHHLAPGTFSSLATCSVCCRSLQRKQGLQCQNCAVNVHRSCRNLLPECVPNRSKVAGSSDTSSGTFQNAAQVRSRAKRDLPRTSLPEIYGLSALPRGPGMTITPRTPSAQPALSKSQRSGSIPKEMEDTDSRPKPLGDDGESITEDAHYVDLRADLDSDAQDLELESWSLLVDAPYLQTHPKEVAKRQDIIYELMQTEMHHVRTLKLMAGVYVRELRDVLQMDSDLLDRLFPRLEDLLKIHVSFLSSLRQRHQDSLEPGGERNYVIRRLGDILVLQFSGDVGDRMKQCYGDFCGRHKEAVSFYKELLQNNKRFQYQIRKISTLSIIRRLTVPECILLVTQRITKYPVLLERLLQSTEAGTEEHEDVSQALVLIRDLLVHVDAQVNELEKASRLRDVASRMEPRGVGKLKDGRVFRREDLTRAGRVLLHEGAVSWRAASGRLKDILAVLLTDVLLLLQEKDFKFSFCTVDNKPPVISLQKLIVREVAHEEKAMFLICASSNEPEMYEIHTTSKEERNAWMEHIRQAVENCPILDEVLGREQLDLLTMKIKDFREQLGLKDGQIVQSLREKLQIFIELAEITGLEESPSCSRLLLRGDSTDLQRGEQLLKGAIGDVETLMNLLLGTTDPPQSRAEGQIAGGKPRRAGTFGGYDRLLVGAGSRVRPRERSQRASSDPQLKEAYAAGPEPPPCEPVALLACPALELHVPPGSELHLFAEVVLMPNRKPQPSDCFTGIEFLDKVMCLLQRLLSLQAVVAQQDSHMELQRASLWEREQGRPGRLRPGTLLEQEKQRNLEKQREELASFQRLQSRHREEQARWERERDRQRRQAEAAEAALLGREEACRALEAQMARERRELDEQREQYQQDLERLRESTRAVERERQRLEQQQQQQQQQRRVRKHRTISHAGQEMFNGEFGELILYPRPHARPGLPMGFADDPERPKVPPRRESAGLPPVKPEVPPHLLSTTNQQGKQSGVQQQIPTKLAICKTKGRAKVAQRCDSAASIETRRAAWPSLREDGIRQGRRSLSPQPPPPPPPPHATDPACPPDLLLDTRPAETPTRPPAYKLNKDPAKEDVIYF, from the exons atggactCTGACGATGAAGCACTGCCCTGTCTGGTGAGGTCCATGTCGACATCCAGGAGGCACAGCTGGGGGGCGCCCTTGACACCGATAGGGACCGGCAGGAG GCTGAGCCTTGACACCTCTGACATAGGCCCTGAGAGGGGGGAGGAGGCTCCAGCCGGCCCCCAACCTTCACAGCCTCACACCGGCACAGCTCAGTCCTTCGTCTTCCCAGAATGCTCTCCGCAGTCCGGGCATGACCCCACAAAGAGACCAGAGCCG GGAGGGAAACTGTCCTCAGCCTCCGACGTCCTGGCATCGGAGAGGCGCAGGACTGTGCGACTGCTGTCCGGGTCCAAGCAGGATGCCGGGGTGACAG GAGGGCAGGACATGGCGGTGACATTGCAGAGTGAGGCGGGACAAAGCCATAT GCTGATGGTCCAGACCGTGCTGCAGGAGCTGAAGCAGTACCATGG AGCCAAGCACCAGACCAAGGATGGCAAAGAGGCCACTGGCAGCGTTACCTGGTACGAGTTCCTCTCCAAAGA ggatagagaggaggaggagcaagtGGAGAAGGTGGAGAGGGGGACTAAGGTCAAACGGACACTCAGCTCACTGAAAAACAGGGTGACAGGTTCATTTAACAAAGACAAG GCGAAGAACCGTGAGAAAGAACAGCAGAAGGACAAGGAGAAGGAAAAGGAGGCCAAGGAATGCAGCGGGCACCACCTTGCTCCTGGCACCTTCTCCAGCCTGGCCACCTGCTCTGTGTGCTGCAGAAGCTTGCAAAGGAAACAGGGTCTTCAGTGTCAGA ACTGCGCGGTGAATGTGCACAGGAGCTGCCGGAATCTTCTCCCCGAGTGCGTCCCCAACAGGAGCAAG GTCGCCGGTTCCTCTGATACGAGCTCTGGAACATTCCAGAACGCGGCGCAGGTCCGCAGCCGAG CCAAGAGGGACCTCCCACGCACCTCACTGCCCGAGATCTATGGCCTATCTGCCTTGCCTCGTGGTCCAGGCATGACCATCACCCCCCGAACACCTAGCGCCCAACCTGCCTTATCCAAGAGCCAGCGGAGCGG ATCCATTCCCAAGGAGATGGAGGACACAGATTCCAGACCGAAACCCCTGGGAGATGACGGGGAGTCCATCACAGAAG ACGCACATTATGTGGACCTACGTGCCGACCTGGACTCAGACGCCCAGGACCTGGAGTTGGAGTCGTGGAGCCTATTGGTCGACGCCCCTTACCTACAGACACACCCCAAGGAGGTCGCCAAAAGGCAGGATATAATCTACG AGCTGATGCAGACGGAGATGCACCACGTACGCACGCTGAAGCTCATGGCCGGTGTCTACGTGCGCGAGCTACGCGATGTGCTGCAGATGGACAGCGATCTCCTGGATCGCCTCTTCCCCCGGCTAGAGGACCTGCTAAAGATCCACGTCAGCTTCCTGTCCTCCCTCCGCCAGCGCCACCAAGACTCCCTGGAGCCCGGCGGCGAGCGCAACTATGTTATACGGCGGCTCGGGGACATCCTGGTCTTGCAG TTCTCTGGCGACGTCGGGGACAGGATGAAGCAGTGTTATGGTGACTTTTGCGGCCGCCATAAAGAGGCCGTCAGCTTCTACAAAGAGCTGCTGCAGAATAATAAGCGGTTCCAGTACCAAATCCGG AAAATCAGTACTCTGTCCATCATACGACGCCTGACAGTCCCAGAATGTATCCTGCTGGTGACACAGCGCATCACCAAGTACCCTGTCCTGCTAGAGCGCCTCCTACAGAGCACAGAAG CTGGCACAGAGGAGCACGAGGACGTCAGCCAAGCCCTGGTGCTGATCCGTGACCTCCTGGTGCACGTGGACGCCCAGGTGAACGAACTGGAGAAGGCGAGCCGCTTGCGGGACGTGGCGAGCAGGATGGAGCCTCGCGGTGTCGGCAAGCTGAAGGACGGCCGGGTGTTCCGGCGCGAGGACCTGACGCGGGCGGGGCGCGTGCTGCTGCACGAGGGCGCCGTCAGCTGGAGGGCCGCCTCCGGCAGGCTCAAAG acattctggCCGTCTTGCTGACCGACGTGCTGCTCCTTTTACAGGAAAAGGATTTCAAGTTTTCCTTCTGCACCGTG GACAACAAGCCGCCGGTGATCTCCCTGCAGAAGCTGATCGTGCGGGAGGTGGCCCACGAGGAGAAGGCCATGTTCCTAATCTGCGCCTCCTCCAACGAGCCCGAGATGTACGAGATTCACACGACGTCCAAGGAGGAGCGTAATGCCTGGATGGAGCACATCCGGCAGGCTGTGGAAAA CTGTCCGATTTTGGATGAAGTTCTTGGACGTGAGCAGCTTGACCTTCTCACCATGAAGATTAAAGATTTCCGTG AGCAACTTGGCCTGAAGGACGGTCAGATTGTGCAGAGCCTGAGAGAGAAGCTGCAGATCTTTATCGAACTTGCCGAGATCACAGGCTTGGAGGAGAGTCCATCCTGCtcacggctgctgctgcgcggcgATTCCACTGACCTCCAGCGGGGGGAGCAGCTCCTCAAAGGGGCCATCGGTGATG TGGAGACCCTAATGAATCTGCTCTTGGGCACGACGGACCCCCCCCAAAGCCGTGCGGAGGGCCAGATTGCGGGGGGGAAGCCCAGGAGGGCAGGCACCTTTGGGGGCTACGACCGCTTGCTCGTCGGTGCTG GTAGCAGAGTGAGGCCCCGGGAGAGGTCCCAGCGAGCCAGCTCGGACCCCCAGCTGAAGGAGGCGTACGCGGCCGGGCCAGAGCCCCCACCCTGCGAGCCAGTGGCCTTGCTGGCCTGCCCGGCTTTGGAG CTTCACGTACCACCCGGCAGTGAATTGCATTTATTT GCGGAAGTTGTTCTCATGCCGAACAGGAAACCTCAGCCCTCGGACTGCTTCACCGGCATTGAG TTCCTTGACAAGGTCATGTGCCTCTTGCAAAGGCTCCTCAGCCTGCAG GCGGTGGTGGCTCAGCAGGACAGTCACATGGAGCTACAACGCGCCTCCCTCTGGGAACGGGAGCAGGGCCGTCCGGGCAGGTTGAGGCCCGGCACGCTGCTGGAGCAGGAGAAGCAGCGCAACCTGGAGAAGCAGCGTGAGGAGCTGGCCAGCTTTCAGAGGCTACAGAGCCGGCACCGCGAGGAGCAGGCGCGCTGGGAGCGGGAGCGAGACCGGCAGCGGCGGCAGGCCGAGGCCGCAGAGGCGGCGCTGCTCGGCCGAGAGGAGGCGTGCCGCGCCTTGGAGGCCCAGATGGCCCGGGAGCGCCGCGAGCTGGACGAGCAGCGGGAGCAGTACCAGCAGGACCTGGAGCGGCTGCGCGAGTCCACCCGGGCCGTGGAGCGCGAGCGTCAGAGGCTGGAgcaacagcagcaacagcagcagcagcagcggaGAGTCCGCAAGCACAGGACCATCAGCCACGCGGGCCAG GAAATGTTCAACGGTGAATTCGGCGAGCTGATCCTGTACCCCAGACCCCATGCCAGGCCCGGCCTGCCCATGGGCTTCGCAGATGACCCCGAGCGCCCCAAGGTGCCCCCGCGGCGAGAGAGCGCCGGCCTGCCCCCCGTAAAGCCAGAGGTGCCCCCCCACCTGCTGAGCACCACCAACCAGCAGGGCAAGCAGTCCGGCGTGCAGCAGCAGATCCCCACCAAGCTGGCGATCTGCAAGACCAAAGGCCGAGCCAAGGTGGCACAGCGCTGCGACAGCGCTG cCTCCATCGAGACGCGGAGGGCTGCCTGGCCCTCATTGAGGGAGGACGGAATCAGGCAAGGCCGGAGGTCCCTGAGCCCCCAGCCGccaccgccgccgccgccgccccaTGCCACAG ACCCCGCGTGCCCCCCAGACCTGCTGCTCGACACACGGCCTGCGGAGACCCCCACCCGGCCGCCGGCGTACAAGCTGAACAAGGACCCGGCCAAGGAGGACGTCATCTACTTCTGA